The Methanobrevibacter millerae genome includes the window TCTGAAATTTTTGTAATAATTTGTTCATCAGTGGACAAACCTAAAGCCCTTAATAAAATAACAAGTGGTATTTCACCAGGAACATAAGGGAAAGATACTCTTAAAAATGCTTTATTTTTACGTGGCTTCTTATATTCTAGAGTGATTCTAGCTCTAAAACCACTTCTAATTGAAGTTACAACAGCTTTAGCATGTCTATCTTCAATTTCTTTAACACGTTCAAGAATAACCTTATTAGGTGCAATTTCTTCCATAGTTACAACAGCCCTTTCAGAACCATTAACTATAAAGTAACCACCTAAATCCTGCGGATCTTCATTATGCTCTAACAACTCTTCAGCAGAAAGACCATTGAGATAGCAGTAATCAGATTTTAACATTACAGGCAATTCTCCAATGTAAACCTCTTCCAAAGGATTTTCTTCATCATCCTTATTTAATGCCATTTCAAGATACATATGTGCAGAATAGTTTAAATTTCTAAGTCTAGCATCTGTAGGATAAATATCACTGTTAGAACCATCTGCTTCACGAGTAAATGGTTTTTTAATTTTAACTTCTCCAGTTTTTACAGTATATTTAACCTTCTTTAATTCACCAGTCTCATCATCAGTCTCATCGTTTTCAATAACGATAGGTTCACTAATGTCAATAATTTTCTGAATTCTATTATTCACAAAATCATTGTATGATTTAATATGGTGATCAACTAAATCATATTTGTCAAAAAATGCATCAACTAACTTCCAGTTATTATCTGTCATTGACTTCCTCCAGCATTATATAAACAAAATAAAATAAATTAAACAATAAAAATAAATACAAATGAAAATATCATTTTTTAAATCATTATTCTTAATTTACTCCCAACTATCTAATTATAAGATAATTCATCTCAAACTAATTTATAATGAATTTCTAAAAAAACAAAAAATGCAGAAATTAAACAATATAAACTTACTCTAAAATTATATTAATTATCTAACCTTCAATAATAATTCTATATGAAATAAATTCACCAGCAGTTTTACTATTACGAGTAATCTTTAAAACATCCCCTGCAGAAATATTGTGACTTTTAGCAAGTTCTTTAACTACAGGATCATTAATTTTAATTTTTGGAAGGTCATTAATATCAAAATCAGAATTCTGTTGTAACAATTCTTTTTCAGATTCTGAAATAACTTCATGCTTTGGTACTAAATCATGTTGTTGAATATCTATTTTCAAATTTTTTCCTCCAGCTAGAAAAGTTAAATATAAAATTAGAACGGGCCCGACGGGAATTGAACCCGCGGCCGCTTGGTTAAAAGCCAAGCGCTCTGCCAGACTGAGCTACGGGCCCTAAAAAACATATAAAATTTAAGCGCCTTGGCCGGGATTTGAACCCGAGTCGCGGGCTCGACAGGCCCGCATGATAGCCCCTACACCACCAAGGCACAGAACTTAAATTTAGTGTACATAAGAATACACTATTAATTAATTATGAATGTCATCATATATAAATGTTTTGAAAAAATATAGTATTTTTAAAAAAATTCATATGACATTAACAAAATAATTGAAATCCCGCCTGCCGGACTTGAACCAGCAACATTTGGATCTACAGTCCAACGCTCTGCCAAATTGAGCTAAGGCGGGACAAGAATGGGACCGCCCGGATTTGAACCGGAGTCTC containing:
- a CDS encoding DNA-directed RNA polymerase subunit H; translated protein: MKIDIQQHDLVPKHEVISESEKELLQQNSDFDINDLPKIKINDPVVKELAKSHNISAGDVLKITRNSKTAGEFISYRIIIEG